The Lycium barbarum isolate Lr01 chromosome 11, ASM1917538v2, whole genome shotgun sequence genome contains the following window.
TCTAGAAGCATGGATAGAATCGGGTAAACCCGAATCCGGTTCAAACCCGTTATCATTTGACCCATTACCACATAAAGCTCCAGTTGGACGCTTACCTGATGGTTCATTCTCTAAGTATACTGGTTGTGATAGTTTTAGCCAATTGCCTGTTTCTAAGAAAACTAAAGATGGGTTAACTCAGTGTAAATATAAAACTATGACTGATATTCAAAGGGCTTCGATCCCACATTCTCTTTGTGGGAGAGATATTCTTGGCGCCGCGAAAACTGGTTCAGGAAAGACATTGGCTTTTGTTATTCCGGTTAGTATAATTTAGCTAGACATTGGCTTTTGTTATTCTTGTTAGTATAATTTAGCTAAAACCGGTTCAGTAAAGACATTGGCTTTTGTTTTTCGATACGTTTTAAGTGATATAGATGTGTATTATTcccccgtcccaatttaagtgtcttagtttgacggggcacaaagtttaaggaataaaaagagTCTTTcgaatcttgtggtcctaaattaacTAGGTGTgcaatgtactaaaatgtcttttgaatcttgtgtttTTAAACCTGCCaagtaggatatttgaattgtcaacttactaataTAGATGAGACACTCTTTTTGGTACATATCAAAAAGGAAagcaagacacttaaattgggacggagggagtagattTTTTAATACTTATAGTCTTTTAGTCAATATTTGGATTTTATTCTCATCAGTCGACTTGGGTAGTACATTAGCGAAAATTGCTTCAGGAAAGACATTGGCTTTTGTTATTCCGGTATATGTTTTCCAgtgatatacatatgtatatttttgacACTTTTAGACTTTTAGTCTATTTGGATGTTATTCTCATCAGTCTACTTGGGGTAGTATTTTGGGGAAATTGGTTTAGGAAAGACATTTGCTTTTGTTATTCTTTTACGTTTGCAAGTGATATACATATGTAAAGTTTTTGATACTTTTAGGCTTTTAGTCATTATTTGGATTTTATTCTCATCAGTCGATGCTATTAGTTGAACCCCTGCCCAAAAATGTCATGATTTATCCTGACAACGTTGAAAATGATTTATCGTACAATTGCAACGAAAGCAAATGCTTTTCCATGTCTCTTCATATTGTAGTGCAGGCATTCAGTTGGAGTTAGTATGAAGGTTGACTTCACATTGTATGAGCTGTCTGTAAGATAGCTCATATTCATGTGAAATCATCCCCTTGTTTTTCTTGACAAAACAACGTAGATGTCCAACTTATGTGGGATGCTCCTTCGATATCCAAATTGTTAATTGGAATGTTGCTTTGGTAGTTCCATTGACATTTTGGCGCTTTGGTGTTGAATCCCTTAGTTCTTTAGTAGTGTAATTTCTTGCTTTTTTACATCTTTATAAATTATGCCACTTAATTAGATTTGATTTCTAGGTGCTAGAGAAATTGTATAAAGCTCGATGGGGACCAGAGGACGGTGTTGGATGCATCATAATGTCTCCCACAAGGGAGTTAGCAGGTCAACTTTTTGAAGTACTTAAATCTGTTGGGAAGCATCATGGATTTAGTGCTGGCCTTCTGATTGGTGGCCGCAAAGATGTCGACGCCGAAAAAGAGCATGTTAATGGGCTGAACATCCTGGTCTGCACCCCTGGCCGGCTTCTTCAGCATATGGATGAGACACCAAATTTTGATTGTTCACAACTTCAGGTCCAGTTAACAACTTTTTCCTTCCTGCTCTTTTAATGCTCTTTACCATGTTTCGTCCTGATAAGAGGCGGGGAGTACATACTCTGCATCGTCAGGAATTGTTTCCTGAATTGCTCCTCCTTCATTAATGTTAGTGTAGACTACCTTGCATGGCTAACAATACTGTAATttgctcatcatagtattctaATTGTAATTGTATAACGCCTAAGGCACTGATTGActccctccctctctctctttaaACAGCTTGGTGGGGTTTGGAACCTGCTTCCTTCTCCTTTTCTCTGCGAAACATAGCTATTGAACTGTCGTCTGTTGAAGCTGCTACAGTTTTGGAAATTATTTTCTTTTGTccctgattcttttttttttttttaaacatccCTGATTCTATTATTTATATTCTATTTCAATTTTTTCTTCGAAAAAAATTCTGTAATTCCCTGAGTATTTTGTTTCCAACTTTGTCATATACAGATGCACATATATTTGTGAATTTTCCTGATAAGTGATACTTAGTGCaaaatttgtttttttgttttgtttatgtaCTTGTCATAATAAATAGTTCCAAATATATCATCTGTAAGTTGTAACTAAAAATCTAAGCACCACATAAAAGAACTATAATTCTTAATTGTAAAAAAATATGTTATGTCCGTAAGGATATGCCATCATTATGTTTCTTAAGCTGATGTTCGTAACAAATTGTTGTTTGTTTGACCCTATCGTTCTTCACATGTGGTGCAAAACTTGCACTGCAAGGGTCATATGTTCAGATTATACGGCACTATGAAACATGAAAATACTTCAGTTGGTAAGCTTATCTCTATGTTATCTGCTACAACGTGAGGCCCTGGGAGTATAGACTTCCTATACATGTTAAGACCAAACTCGAAGGTCTTGGATTTGTTTTACCACTCGATGCATTTGGTATTCATGTGAGAATGTGACAATTTGGTAATCATGTGAGCGTTGGATTCTCTTTAGAAAACACAGCCCAGATGTCCTCATTTGTGCTACTTAGAAAATCATAAAGTATGTGTGTATTTATTATGTTAAAATTACAGAATAAAAAGATGTTTTGAAATTGCAATTGTATGTTTCATATTGCTATGCGCTTTTTTGATGAAACACTTTTGTACCTGTTCTCCTCCCATACATTACAATTATCTAAGTTTATTTAGTTGTTGACTTGGGTGCATTTTTCCTGGCCAGGGAACAGGTTTTAGTTCTTGATGAAGCAGATCGTATTCTTGATGTGGGGTTTAAGAAGGACTTGAATGCAATCATTTCACAATTGCCTAAACATAGGCAGACCTTATTGTTTTCAGCAACCCAGACGAAGTCCGTTCAAGATCTGGCAAGGCTCAGTCTGAAAGATCCTGAATATTTGGGTGTACACGAGGAGTCTGATACTGCAACTCCCAACCGCTTGCAACAAACAGCAATGCTTGTTCCTCTTGATAAGAAATTGGACATGTTATGGAGTTTTATAAAGGCACATCTTAATTCAAGGATATTGGTTTTCTTATCAAGCTGCAAGCAGGTATCTGGGACTTTATTCTTGATTTTTTCTAAAATTGAGAATTTACGGTGAACATTTTACAGCGAGAGCCGAGATGACATGAATAATTCACTTAATCCTAGAGCACTGGAAAATGAGTTTAGTCGCTAACTTCGAAAAGCACTAATGACTTTCACTATATCAGATGTTTATGAAAAAGAAGTTTTTCTATCTACTACATCGAATCTGGTTTCAAAGTCTTCAACAGCTAAAACTTTTGCTCTTATTTTTCTGTGATTAATTTCCTTCTGTCATTCTTACTGCTCCCAATTCAACAGGTAAAATTTGTTTTTGAAACTTTCAAAAAACTCCGTCCTGGGATTCCACTCAAATGTCTTCATGGGAGGATGAAGCAAGATAGAAGGATGGGAATTTACTCCCAATTTTGTGAACAACGTTCTGTTCTGTTCTCCACTGATGTTGCTTCGAGGGGGCTTGATTTTAATAAGGCGGTTGATTGGGTTGTCCAGGTTAGTTCTTAAAGTTTTTTAGCGTTGAAAGCCTGAAATGAAATTATTGATTTTTCATTCGTTAAAGGATGTGGATGCTAATGTAAAGGAAGTAGAAAATTTGACATGTATTTGATGAAACTCACCTTTCAGGTGGACTGTCCTGAAGATTGTGCTGCTTACATACACAGAGTTGGCCGCACTGCTCGTTACCTTTCAGGGGGAAGATCTGTTTTATTCGTGATGCCATCTGAAATGAAAATGCTTGAAAAG
Protein-coding sequences here:
- the LOC132617334 gene encoding DEAD-box ATP-dependent RNA helicase 32 isoform X1, whose amino-acid sequence is MRNHAPKSRKAKIQNRLSEVQEIELLEAWIESGKPESGSNPLSFDPLPHKAPVGRLPDGSFSKYTGCDSFSQLPVSKKTKDGLTQCKYKTMTDIQRASIPHSLCGRDILGAAKTGSGKTLAFVIPVLEKLYKARWGPEDGVGCIIMSPTRELAGQLFEVLKSVGKHHGFSAGLLIGGRKDVDAEKEHVNGLNILVCTPGRLLQHMDETPNFDCSQLQVLVLDEADRILDVGFKKDLNAIISQLPKHRQTLLFSATQTKSVQDLARLSLKDPEYLGVHEESDTATPNRLQQTAMLVPLDKKLDMLWSFIKAHLNSRILVFLSSCKQVKFVFETFKKLRPGIPLKCLHGRMKQDRRMGIYSQFCEQRSVLFSTDVASRGLDFNKAVDWVVQVDCPEDCAAYIHRVGRTARYLSGGRSVLFVMPSEMKMLEKLEEKKIPLRVIKANEKRIQSVSGLLASLLVKYPELQHLAQRAFVTYLKSIHKQRDKEIFDVTKLPIDEYSASLGLPMTPKIRFLKQKLKGKTVSEALSLIPEDTSNENLLEFPVKKLDTGKSDVEEVEEEDLLLAKETQEAGEKINSKGDDMLATRVTKKKKLKINVHRPVGTRVVFDEEGNTLPPLARLAATSSDADSVQLNKEKVNQRYAELRKNLKVADKEDKDLDKKRRKEKRIKEKMKSKRGREEEEEQDEDVSGSDTEIPRGRVDKKTKIYFDSDDEDGERTADKAKEGIAADSISLAEQEELALKLLNSMHS
- the LOC132617334 gene encoding DEAD-box ATP-dependent RNA helicase 32 isoform X2; translation: MRHSFWYISKRKARHLNWDGGSRFFNTYSLLVNIWILFSSVDLGSTLAKIASGKTLAFVIPVLEKLYKARWGPEDGVGCIIMSPTRELAGQLFEVLKSVGKHHGFSAGLLIGGRKDVDAEKEHVNGLNILVCTPGRLLQHMDETPNFDCSQLQVLVLDEADRILDVGFKKDLNAIISQLPKHRQTLLFSATQTKSVQDLARLSLKDPEYLGVHEESDTATPNRLQQTAMLVPLDKKLDMLWSFIKAHLNSRILVFLSSCKQVKFVFETFKKLRPGIPLKCLHGRMKQDRRMGIYSQFCEQRSVLFSTDVASRGLDFNKAVDWVVQVDCPEDCAAYIHRVGRTARYLSGGRSVLFVMPSEMKMLEKLEEKKIPLRVIKANEKRIQSVSGLLASLLVKYPELQHLAQRAFVTYLKSIHKQRDKEIFDVTKLPIDEYSASLGLPMTPKIRFLKQKLKGKTVSEALSLIPEDTSNENLLEFPVKKLDTGKSDVEEVEEEDLLLAKETQEAGEKINSKGDDMLATRVTKKKKLKINVHRPVGTRVVFDEEGNTLPPLARLAATSSDADSVQLNKEKVNQRYAELRKNLKVADKEDKDLDKKRRKEKRIKEKMKSKRGREEEEEQDEDVSGSDTEIPRGRVDKKTKIYFDSDDEDGERTADKAKEGIAADSISLAEQEELALKLLNSMHS